In the Aquimarina spinulae genome, ACATGGTATGACGGTGATCTGCAAAGTGATTGGGAAGCTTTCTTTGATGATTTTAAAGAAATTGATTTTACCGACAAAGTAGTGGCTATTTATGGTTTGGGAGATCAAATCGGGTATGGAGAATACTTTGTAGATGGTATTGGTATACTTGCCAAAGTTATATTAGAAAACGGAGGAGAGATCATAGGGCATTGGCCTATAGAAGGATATCGATTTACAGATTCTGTAGCTGTCATAGAAGGAAAAGAAGATTATTTTTATGGTCTCGCATTAGATCATGATAACGAATCTCAATTAAGCGATGAACGCTTAGAAAAATGGATCTATCAGTTAAAATTAGAGTTAGAACCTTATCTGGTTTTAGAAGAAGTTGTTTTAAGCTAATCTATTTAGAATTCTACTTTTACTTTTCTAGATTGCGCATTTATGAGGATTTCCATCTTACGAAGATCGAATGTACTGATCTTCATACATGCCTCTACCCATAAATCTGTGATTTTCAAAAGTTCTTCTTTTCGTAGCGGAAAAACATTTTTCTTACTTTTTACATGATGGTACTCAAAATTAAATTTTTCGGTTGTTTTATTTATAAAACTATGTAAAGATACTATTCCCTCTCCTTTTTCGGCCAATTCTTCTATTAACCCCAATGATTGTAAATATCTTGCTTTATGAATTTTATCGCTTTTTAAAATTGTATTAGCATCTCCTGTACTAAGTTTTCTCAATAACAAACTATAGGCTCCCATTCCCGGAAATAGATTGAACTTATTTTCTGGTAAACAAAACTGCGTTTTTCCTTCTGCAATAATATAATCGTGGGCTAATGCACATTCAAATCCACCGCCATATGCATTTCCCTCTACCAAGGCGATCGTTAGTATTGGCAGATCAAAAGAGCTGTAGATATTATAAATCGCATCAATACATAAATGTGCATACATCTTTAAGTTACTTACATTTTTTGACCGTATATTTTCTAAGAAAAACGGAAGATCTCCCCCCATGTTATAAATCCCTTCATGTTCTGAAGCCGAAACAATGAACTTAAGAGGGCGATCCGGGTGTGAAAAATAATCCTTTATCCAAGATGAAAATTCTTTAAACTCTTTCAGTCCTTTTAAACAGAAATTAGGCATTCCTGTATCTTTGATTTTCCATAATAAAAGTTCATGGTTTCTAAAGTATTCTACTGTAATACAATCAAATTGTCGCATGATATTAAGGTTTTTGTAGAGATATTGAATTTTTTGTGATATTATTTTGCTTTTTTGTGTGCTTCGACCAAAATGGTTTATCAAACAGTAATTTTTGGATTCCGAGTGTTAACATTATATAAAAAGGGATCAAAATCAGAACTCCTGTAATGCCAAATTGCTGGTATCCTAAAGCTCCCATTCCCCAACAGATAATTACCCATTGAATGATGTATATCGTAGTTACTCGTTTACTACAGTAATATAGAAACTCAAAAACTCTATTTGCTTTTATATAGGTAACTAATATATGCGCTAACCACATTAGCACTAAATTGAATCCTGCCAGATAAATAGTTCCTCCTGGTCCTAAATGAAAATAATCTCCGAAGTGATACTCAAAATTATAAAAACACAATCCACCCCCGATCAACATCAAAAGAACACCTGCTATAAACATTTTTTTAAATATATGGGCATTACTTTTATTATTCTCTTTATACCACATTCCAAAAAACATCCCAATAAGTATAAAAGAAAACCAAGGAAATACAGCAAAATATACATTCCACTTTGCTCCCCACATTAGGTCCAGGATATAATCCACACTTCCTATTCCTAATTGGAAACCGTGTACCTCCTTGGTTACTACAGCTATTATAAATGCTATAATTAATGGTACATACTTGTTTTTTGAAAATTTGTTTATAATTCCCATAAATAATAGAGAAACTCCAGCAAGTTGTAATATATCACCAGTAAGCAACATATAGATCATGTTATCTATAGTAGCAGGAGCTGTCCAGCCATAGGCTTCTATAAAAGCATCTGGCATTGTCCCAATTAGAACTGGTAAAACAAATTTTAGAAAGTTCATAATATATCCTGCTGCCAGAATATATAATGCCCGTTTTATAGATAATACTATGCTTTGATTTCTGGATAAGGTAAATGAAACTCCCATTGCAATTAAAAACATCGGAGTTCCTTTTCCTATAAAATGAACCACTCCTCCTAGCCAGGTATTTGATTGAGTAGATATATCACCATATATCCATAAGGTATGTACTATGATTACCATCAATACACTTACCCCTCTCGCTAAATCTATTGCTAAAATTCTATTATTATTTCTCATCTGTATTTACGTTTGTACTTCTTTTTGTGTTCGTTTTATTAGTTCGTCTCGTATCCATGCTTCAGATCTATAATCACTTGCTTTTTTACCTCCATCAATATGGTTCCAACCGGGATACATAATCAAGTATTTTAATTTGTCTGATAATTTTTTTGCTGTCTTCATATCGGCCCAAAGCTCTTTCCATAATAGCAATTGAATTTGCCATAAACTCTCACTATTTATACTATCACCCATTAATCCATACACGGGTTTTTCATCATCTAGTTCGACTTGTAGGGTTCCAAAAATTTTATCCCAAATAGAAAAAGTCTCTCCGTAGTTTGTATCTAAGTATTTATGATTTTTGGCATGATGTACTCTATGCAGAGAAGGAGTTATAAGAATCCACTCTAACCAAGGCTGTCTACCGATTAATTTTTCGCTCACATGTTCATAAAGTCCGTACAAATTTGCTATTAACTCTATGATAAAAATCATAAATGGATCAAATCCTAATAGAGGAAGCCATAATATGGTATGCGGCATGTGCAAAAAAATAAGAAATGATCCTCGTACTGCTACCGTTAACTTCATTTCTTCTGCGGTATGATGCACCCCATGGATACACCAAAAGAATCTAATTTTATGCCCTATAAAATGCATTACATAAAACATGAAATCATATAAAAAATAGGCCAGTATCCATATATACCATTCATATCCTAAGGTAAATAAGCGGTATTCATATCCCCACATCATTATTCCCAAAATCACAATCTTACCCAAAAAAATGTACGGAATCGATTCTAATATATAGGATACGATATTTACTACACCTTCTTTATGGCTTTCTATTTTCCTGGTTATAAACAGAATAACCCATTCTATAACGACTAGAGTTATAATAACAATTCCAGAAATACTCTGAAATTTATCTAACCATATTTGAATTGTTTCGTTCATGCCTTATTAGAATAAATAGGTTAAACTGGTCTTCTTTTATAAGTTACTCACAGCTGTAATCCTTACTTTATTATTACGATACTCTGCAATAGGGTTTTTAAGGGTTCCTACTAATTGTAAACTCTCTATAGGGTCTGCCAGATTCAGCATTTGTTTTGTATTGTTTAATTGTAATCTATTGAGGCAACATCTATCAAATTCTGATACAAAAAGGTCATATTTCTTGAATTGCGCTTCTAATTCAGGGTGTTTTCGTTGATATGTGTTAATACAATCGGCAACCAACTCCCAGAATAGTCCATCAGGATACTCACAATATTCTTCAAGTATATCTCCCATAAACCTAAAAAAGCAATCAAACACATCTGTAAAAATTGAAAGTACTTTCATCTTATCAGAAGTTTCGGTATACAGGCGTTTTACTTCTTCGGGTAAGTTTAATTCAGAATTAAAAACGATTACTTCTTCGGTAATATCTTTCATCAGTGCCTTTACAGGAGTATGATTCTCCATCACCATAATCAGATTTTCGCCATGTGGCATAAAAACCAACTCATAAGCATAGAAACAGTGTAATAACGGACTTAGGTAGCATTGTAGATATTTTTTTAACCAGGTTGCAATATCAAATGAAGAAGCTTGTATCAATTCTGCTAACAATGAAGTATTATCATTATCTATATGTAAAAAGGCAGCCATGGTCATTACCTGCTGACCTTCTTTAATCTTAGTCCCAGGAGCTTCTCTCCATAAAGCAGAAAGCATCTTATTACGAGCATTTGTCTTACCTAAAACTTCGTAATTAAGGTTTTTATATCCAACAGTAGCAACTTCACCCAACATGGTAAACCCTGTTTTTTTAAGGTATTTATCATCTTTAAGCAATTCTGTTATCCAAGCAGTGATATGGGGTGTGCTTTGCATATAATATGGAGAAAGACCTCGCATAAACCCCATGTTTAAAATAGATAGTGCTGTTTTTGTATATAATTTATCAGGAGCCGTTTTATTGTATAATGTTCTTATCGATTGTTGCGCAGAATACTGATCTTCTCCTTTTCCCAGAAACACAAGATCCATATTTGCAATATCTGCAGCAAAAATATGAATGATCTTATTATGCCATTGCCAGGGGTGAACGGGTATAAAAACATAGGATTCCATATCCAACCCTAAGTCTTCTAATGTAATATTAAATTTGGCTATGGTAGCGACACCAAGTTCTCGCCTCATTAGTGATTTATATTCAAATCCTTTTACTGCGGTAAATGTCGCTTTATCTTGATGACCAGCCAGCCATATAATCTGAAACGAATTATCGGTTTCGGGGGCATATTTAATGTAATCTTCGGCATCAAAACCTATTCGCCCATTATTAGCCACAAAACAAGGATGTCCTTCGGTCATTGCATGCTCTATTACCTGAAAGCTACATTGTGCTAATTCTTTTGAAGAGCATTTTTTATTGTGATATTTATATGCCGCACCAGATAAGGTACTGGTAATCTCTTCGAGATAGGTAGGCAACATGTCATCAGAAATTCCCAAAGTATTTCTAAATTCTAAAATAAAATGTATGGCATCTACAGTCACCAGATTTCCATTTCGTCTTTTCATAAGGCTATTTTCATCGATATGCCAATGATCAAGACTTCGTTTTTTAGCTTTAAACTCATAGGTAATTCCTGGTATATCTGAGACCAAAACAAAATGTCCC is a window encoding:
- a CDS encoding flavodoxin, with translation MEKIGLFYGSDTGCTDDITKDFVSLWGSEELDVREIDDVSKEDFDQFKILILGLSTWYDGDLQSDWEAFFDDFKEIDFTDKVVAIYGLGDQIGYGEYFVDGIGILAKVILENGGEIIGHWPIEGYRFTDSVAVIEGKEDYFYGLALDHDNESQLSDERLEKWIYQLKLELEPYLVLEEVVLS
- a CDS encoding crotonase/enoyl-CoA hydratase family protein; amino-acid sequence: MRQFDCITVEYFRNHELLLWKIKDTGMPNFCLKGLKEFKEFSSWIKDYFSHPDRPLKFIVSASEHEGIYNMGGDLPFFLENIRSKNVSNLKMYAHLCIDAIYNIYSSFDLPILTIALVEGNAYGGGFECALAHDYIIAEGKTQFCLPENKFNLFPGMGAYSLLLRKLSTGDANTILKSDKIHKARYLQSLGLIEELAEKGEGIVSLHSFINKTTEKFNFEYHHVKSKKNVFPLRKEELLKITDLWVEACMKISTFDLRKMEILINAQSRKVKVEF
- a CDS encoding heparan-alpha-glucosaminide N-acetyltransferase domain-containing protein produces the protein MRNNNRILAIDLARGVSVLMVIIVHTLWIYGDISTQSNTWLGGVVHFIGKGTPMFLIAMGVSFTLSRNQSIVLSIKRALYILAAGYIMNFLKFVLPVLIGTMPDAFIEAYGWTAPATIDNMIYMLLTGDILQLAGVSLLFMGIINKFSKNKYVPLIIAFIIAVVTKEVHGFQLGIGSVDYILDLMWGAKWNVYFAVFPWFSFILIGMFFGMWYKENNKSNAHIFKKMFIAGVLLMLIGGGLCFYNFEYHFGDYFHLGPGGTIYLAGFNLVLMWLAHILVTYIKANRVFEFLYYCSKRVTTIYIIQWVIICWGMGALGYQQFGITGVLILIPFYIMLTLGIQKLLFDKPFWSKHTKKQNNITKNSISLQKP
- a CDS encoding sterol desaturase family protein; protein product: MNETIQIWLDKFQSISGIVIITLVVIEWVILFITRKIESHKEGVVNIVSYILESIPYIFLGKIVILGIMMWGYEYRLFTLGYEWYIWILAYFLYDFMFYVMHFIGHKIRFFWCIHGVHHTAEEMKLTVAVRGSFLIFLHMPHTILWLPLLGFDPFMIFIIELIANLYGLYEHVSEKLIGRQPWLEWILITPSLHRVHHAKNHKYLDTNYGETFSIWDKIFGTLQVELDDEKPVYGLMGDSINSESLWQIQLLLWKELWADMKTAKKLSDKLKYLIMYPGWNHIDGGKKASDYRSEAWIRDELIKRTQKEVQT
- a CDS encoding IucA/IucC family protein; protein product: MAKLDMVIQPEVNLDHLRLDVWKKVNRALVKKAISEFTHELLLQPKPQYQEKYWGHFVLVSDIPGITYEFKAKKRSLDHWHIDENSLMKRRNGNLVTVDAIHFILEFRNTLGISDDMLPTYLEEITSTLSGAAYKYHNKKCSSKELAQCSFQVIEHAMTEGHPCFVANNGRIGFDAEDYIKYAPETDNSFQIIWLAGHQDKATFTAVKGFEYKSLMRRELGVATIAKFNITLEDLGLDMESYVFIPVHPWQWHNKIIHIFAADIANMDLVFLGKGEDQYSAQQSIRTLYNKTAPDKLYTKTALSILNMGFMRGLSPYYMQSTPHITAWITELLKDDKYLKKTGFTMLGEVATVGYKNLNYEVLGKTNARNKMLSALWREAPGTKIKEGQQVMTMAAFLHIDNDNTSLLAELIQASSFDIATWLKKYLQCYLSPLLHCFYAYELVFMPHGENLIMVMENHTPVKALMKDITEEVIVFNSELNLPEEVKRLYTETSDKMKVLSIFTDVFDCFFRFMGDILEEYCEYPDGLFWELVADCINTYQRKHPELEAQFKKYDLFVSEFDRCCLNRLQLNNTKQMLNLADPIESLQLVGTLKNPIAEYRNNKVRITAVSNL